The following are encoded together in the Pseudoalteromonas shioyasakiensis genome:
- a CDS encoding T6SS phospholipase effector Tle1-like catalytic domain-containing protein, with product MKSMLLFFLLLLSGCQQIKVTNNNKTDATHPHFKSKIDKSILPSNYEIKGFAECPMDLEGLQTLIDVKNGTLIPNSVAGKKVNNIPLSISEMNEWSEVFNQIEGSFPPAVFNIDDDREVYFFIFDGTWNDKDSKKPRTIPAKLFEQLIQLESKDARINVKYYPGVGTRTSIAGELWEGFTGSGAKERADKALHELEMQIENMKKKPHVYTIGFSRGAASARHFLNLVNDLYSKEQLFNQTENSLYSKPRLYSMLFDTVATGQSTELTLNIPASVTSVIHFVAASEERVFFPVTRINAPTDNVIVDDRIVEVNLPGVHSDIGGGYGDTLEQLSHLLANLWLERQGIYLKKTNYDIQAYLNNGKNDSRWLRLGSPKNNIKRKESVKVSKEQTITNELDTKFDVMEMLERAALSANSANQALLKLKQDIKSGKKKTFQGLVINLTAIDNSLRIETNCPENVSINKDKGLIEVLGQPFIQLTPMYLEQLRSTYGLINTYPPLKKENYVPNT from the coding sequence ATGAAATCGATGTTGCTTTTTTTCCTGTTGCTGCTGTCTGGTTGCCAACAAATAAAAGTTACTAACAATAACAAAACGGATGCTACGCACCCTCACTTTAAATCGAAAATTGATAAATCAATTTTGCCTAGTAACTATGAGATAAAAGGGTTTGCTGAGTGCCCAATGGATTTAGAAGGCTTACAAACTCTAATTGATGTCAAGAACGGAACTTTAATACCAAATTCCGTAGCTGGTAAAAAAGTTAATAATATTCCTTTATCTATATCTGAGATGAATGAATGGAGCGAGGTTTTCAACCAAATTGAAGGCTCTTTTCCTCCTGCTGTTTTCAATATTGATGACGACAGGGAGGTGTATTTCTTTATATTTGATGGAACATGGAACGACAAAGATAGCAAAAAACCAAGAACTATTCCCGCTAAATTGTTTGAACAGTTAATTCAATTGGAAAGCAAAGATGCTCGAATAAATGTTAAGTATTACCCTGGAGTCGGCACAAGAACATCTATCGCCGGAGAGCTTTGGGAGGGCTTTACGGGGAGCGGTGCAAAAGAAAGAGCTGATAAAGCTCTTCACGAACTTGAAATGCAAATAGAAAACATGAAAAAGAAGCCACATGTTTATACCATTGGCTTTAGCCGTGGGGCAGCGAGTGCTCGACATTTCTTAAATCTTGTCAACGATTTGTATTCTAAAGAGCAGTTATTTAATCAAACTGAAAATTCTTTGTATTCAAAGCCAAGACTCTATTCTATGCTTTTTGACACCGTGGCAACTGGACAGTCAACCGAATTAACGCTTAATATTCCCGCAAGTGTGACGTCAGTCATACATTTTGTTGCAGCTTCGGAGGAGCGAGTTTTTTTCCCTGTGACTCGAATAAACGCACCTACAGATAATGTAATAGTCGATGACAGGATTGTAGAAGTAAATTTGCCAGGCGTTCATAGTGACATTGGTGGTGGGTATGGCGACACTCTGGAGCAACTTTCTCATTTGTTGGCTAATTTGTGGTTAGAAAGACAAGGGATTTACCTCAAAAAAACAAACTATGATATTCAAGCTTATTTAAATAATGGGAAAAACGACTCTCGATGGCTTCGACTTGGCTCTCCCAAAAATAATATAAAGCGAAAAGAATCTGTAAAAGTCAGTAAAGAGCAAACTATTACCAATGAGTTGGATACAAAGTTTGATGTTATGGAAATGCTTGAACGGGCGGCTCTTAGTGCCAACAGTGCTAATCAAGCCCTTTTAAAACTTAAGCAAGATATTAAGTCAGGAAAGAAAAAAACATTTCAGGGATTAGTTATTAACCTAACTGCCATAGATAACTCTCTAAGGATTGAAACTAATTGTCCTGAAAACGTCTCAATAAATAAAGATAAAGGTTTGATCGAAGTATTAGGTCAACCATTTATTCAGTTGACCCCTATGTACCTAGAGCAACTGAGGTCAACTTATGGGTTAATCAATACCTATCCTCCTCTCAAGAAGGAGAATTATGTTCCGAACACTTAA